In a genomic window of Anas acuta chromosome 9, bAnaAcu1.1, whole genome shotgun sequence:
- the TRIM59 gene encoding tripartite motif-containing protein 59: MHHFEEELTCSICYSLFSDPRVLPCSHTFCRNCLEGVLDLSGNFSIWRPLRILLKCPNCRSVVEIPDSGTESLPINFALKAIIEKYRQEDHSDVATCSEHYRQPLNVYCLLDKKMVCGHCLTIGKHNGHPIDDLYSAYLKEKQSSGKILEQLTDKHWADVYLLIEKLKEQKSQCESVIQDDKKVVVLYFKKLSETLEHKKQALLSALDEINRQVLEEYDPLIENLKKMREEQLELMSLNTSIQKEESPLVFLEKVDGVYQRLKALKEKQLPDVKPVEIYPRVGHLLKDVWSNTEIGQINKILTPKIKLIPKRKLQVKSKQKERGKSEELPPAVNPLAVILLFVIAAIALFAFFKLVSSFGIETVPTYISEFLHSIYQGFCAHLQTIVDALCHKFNLTVKFLGMIVPLWLFQ; this comes from the coding sequence ATGCATCACTTTGAGGAAGAGTTAACGTGCTCCATCTGCTACAGCCTGTTTTCAGATCCCCGTGTTCTGCCTTGTTCCCATACATTCTGTAGAAATTGTCTGGAGGGTGTCCTTGATTTGTCAGGCAACTTTTCCATTTGGAGACCCCTGAGAATTCTTCTGAAGTGCCCAAACTGTAGGAGCGTTGTTGAGATTCCTGACTCTGGCACTGAATCGCTGCCGATCAACTTTGCACTGAAAGCTATTATTGAGAAATACCGTCAGGAAGATCACTCTGATGTTGCAACTTGCAGTGAGCATTATAGGCAGCCGCTGAACGTTTACTGCCTTTTGGATAAAAAAATGGTGTGTGGGCATTGCCTTACAATAGGAAAACACAACGGGCATCCCATAGATGACCTTTACAGTGCCTACCTAAAAGAGAAGCAGTCTTCTGGAAAAATTCTCGAGCAGCTGACTGATAAACACTGGGCTGATGTATATTTGCTTattgaaaagctgaaagaacagaaatccCAGTGTGAAAGCGTCATTCAAGATGATAAAAAAGTAGTGGTTCTGTACTTTAAGAAACTTAGCGAGACATTGGAGCATAAAAAAcaagctctgctctctgcactGGATGAAATCAACAGGCAGGTTTTGGAAGAATATGATCCTCTCattgagaatttaaaaaaaatgagggaagaaCAGCTTGAATTAATGTCACTGAACACATCTATTCAGAAAGAAGAGTCCCCACTTGTTTTTCTTGAGAAGGTGGATGGGGTGTACCAACGGCTAAAAGCTTTGAAAGAGAAGCAGCTGCCGGATGTTAAACCTGTTGAGATCTACCCCAGGGTTGGGCACCTGTTGAAGGATGTGTGGTCCAACACCGAAATTGGTCAGATCAACAAGATCCTTACTCCAAAGATAAAACTGATTCCAAAAAGGAAATTACAGgtcaaaagcaagcaaaaagaaagaggaaaatctgaAGAACTCCCCCCAGCTGTAAATCCTCTAGCAGTCATTCTTCTTTTTGTAATAGCAGCGATAgctctgtttgcatttttcaaacTGGTGTCATCATTTGGAATTGAAACTGTTCCCACTTATATTTCAGAATTCTTGCACTCTATTTATCAAGGTTTTTGTGCTCATTTGCAGACTATAGTGGATGCACTGTGCCATAAATTTAATCTTACGGTGAAGTTTTTAGGGATGATTGTTCCTCTTTGGCTATTTCAATGA